In Thiofilum sp., the genomic window CGACGGTAAAACTTAATAAACCACAAATAAAAAATTGTAAGCTAGCTAATTGTACTGGATTGACTCGATGAGAAAAGTGATCAATCGTGAGTAAATGAATAGCCCAAAATAAAGCACCAATGATCTGTAATAAATCACCATAGCCCATAGTAAAATTATCTTTAATACTTAAAAAATATAAACCCACTAGCGTAATAATCGCACCCATCCAAGTATTTAATCCGGTTTTGTGTTTGATTACTAAACCTAAAATAGGCACTAAAATTAAATAAAATCCAGTAATAAAACCTGCATTGGCTACCGTAGTATATTGTAAACCTACTTGTTGTAATGAGGCGGCAATAAAAAGCAAACTACCGGTGGCAACACCGCCTATGAATAAAGGTAGGGAAGGTTGTAAACCACTAGAGCGACTAAACCACCAAATTAACGGTAGTAAAGACAAAGAACCCAATAAAAAACGTAAACCATTAAAGGTATGAGGCCCCATGTGCTCCATGCCGAGGCGTTGAGCCACAAAGCCAAAGCCCCAAATAATCGCAGCACTTAATAATAATCCATTCGCTAAGGGGGTATGATGTTTATCCATATTGCTATCCAACAGCTAAGCGGCTCGCCATGCTAAAGCGCTCTAGAGTAGCTTACAATTGCACCTTTTTTAACTCGGATATGAATCATGTTAAGCCTGTTTAAGGGGTGGCAAGTGCTGCTTTGGCTGATACTGTGGGGATTGAGTAGCACAGTCAAAGCCGAAGGCGTATTAGCCGGAACAGTCGTGGGCGTACACGATGGCGATACTATTACGGTGCTGACCTTTAATTATCAAACCGTTAAAGTGCGCTTAGCTCAAATTGATGCACCCGAAAAACGCCAAGCCTTTGGTGAAGTATCCAAGCAAACATTAGCTAGGCGTGTGATGCGCCAAACGGTAAAGGTTGAGATAGAAACCACCGATAAATATGGGCGTCTTGCAGGCAAAGTGCTGTTAAACGGCATGGATATAAATCGTGAGCAAGTCGAAAAGGGCATGGCTTGGGTCTATACCCAATACGCTCATGAGGCCGATTACTTGCGTGCTCAAGAGCGAGCGCAACGTGCCAAACTAGGGCTATGGCAGGACAAAACACCGATTCCACCGTGGGTGTTTCGGCATAGTGATCAGGACTATGCAGTCACACCATCTGCTCCTGAGGCAAAAAAGCCATTTTGGTTCGGTTGGTGGGGGATGGGCTGTGAGAAAAAAACTTGTGCTGAAATGACTTCCTGTGAGGAGGCTAAGCGCTATTTGCACGAATGTGACCTTAAGCGCTTAGATTCAGATAAAAATGGTGTACCCTGTGAGAGTCTATGCCGAGGACAACACTAAGCTGCTTAACACTATTAGACCAAAGCGGCATAATGCCCCTCTCAGGCGCACCGTCTGACCTCTCTTTTAACTCGGTATGTGAACGCATGGAAATCAAAGTTAATTTTCTCGACAATCTGCGCCTTGAAGCCAAGTTTGATGATTTTACGGTCATCGCTGATCAACCTATTCGTTATCAAGGTGATGGATCAGCCCCCGGTCCCTTTGATTACTTCCTTGCTTCATCTGCGTTGTGTGCTGCCTATTTTGTGCGCTTATACTGCTTAGCACGCAATATTCCCACCGAGCAGATTCGTCTCTCACAAAATAATATTGTAGATCCCGAAAATCGTTATCAACAGACCCTCAAAATTCAAGTTGAATTACCCGAACATCTGTCTGAAAAAGACCGTGCGGGTATTTTGCGCTCTATTGAACGTTGTACGGTAAAAAAGGCGATTCAGGCAGGTCCTGTATTTGAAATAGAGGCAGTCGATAATCTGGATCAAGATGCTCAAGCCTTATTGACCCTCAAACCCGATACAACTGCGCAGACTTTCATTGCAGGTAAAGATCTACCCTTAGAACAAACGATTGCCAATATGACCCAGATATTAGCCAATTTGGGGATGAAAATTGAGGTCGCCTCGTGGCGTAATCTAGTGCCGCATGTATGGTCTTTACATATTCGGGATGCTGCCTCACCGATGTGTTTTACCAATGGCAAAGGGGCGACTAAAGAAAGTGCTTTGTGCTCAGCCTTAGGGGAGTTTATTGAGCGTCTGAGCTGTAATTTCTTCTATAATGATCAGTATTTTGGTCAGGATATTGCCAATAGCTCTTTTGTTCATTACCCCAATGAGCGTTGGTTCAAATCCGGACTCAATGGGCGCTTACCTCAAGGTTTATTAGATGATTATTGTCTGAAAATTTATAACCCTGATGGTGAGCTACGTAGCTCGCATTTAATTGACACCAATTCGGGTAATAAAGCGCGGGGTATTTGCGCCTTACCGTTCATTCGCCAGTCGGATCAGCAGGTGGTGTATTTTCCCTCCAATTTGCTCGAAAATCTTTACCTTAGCAATGGCATGAGTGCGGGTAATACTTTGGTCGAGGCACAGGTGCAATGCTTATCCGAGATTTTTGAACGCGCCGTTAAACGCCAGATTATCGAGCAGGAATTAGTATTGCCTGATGTACCAAAGGAGGTATTAAACCAATACCCCGCCTTAGTAGCAGGTATTCAAGCACTAGAAGCACAGGGGTTTCCAGTGCTGGTGAAAGATGCATCCTTAGGCGGGCAGTTTCCGGTGGCATGTGTCACATTAATGAATCCGCGTAATGGGGGCGTATTTGCCTCCTTTGGTGCACACCCACGTATGGAAATTGCTTTAGAGCGTAGCTTAACCGAATTATTACAAGGGCGTAGTTTTGAGGGTTTAAATGATTTTCAGCCCCCCACTTTTAGTAGTTTAGCCGTATCTGAGCCTAATAATTTTGTGGAGCATTTTATTGACTCATCAGGGGTTATTTCATGGCGTTTCTTTAGCAGTAAAGCCGACTATGATTTTTGTGCATGGGATTTCTCTGGTACTACTGAACAAGAAGCGCAAAAGCTCTTTGCTATTTTAGAAGAGATGGGCAAAGAAGTTTATATGACAGTTTATGAGGATTTAGGTGCACCGGTATGCCGTATTATTGTACCCAACTATTCCGAAATATATCCGGTCGAGGATTTAATTTGGGATAATACCAATAAAGCGCTGTATTACCGTGAAGATATTTTGAATTTGCACAATTTATCTGATGGGGTTTTGGCTAGTTTAGTGGAACGCTTAGAGGAAAGCGAGCTAGACGATTATACCGATATTATTACTTTAATTGGGATTGAGTTTGATGAGAATACGCCGTGGGGACAGTTAACTATTTTAGAGTTAAAACTATTAATTTATCTAGCCTTAGGTCAACACGAAGCCGCCTTAGAAAAGGTTGAGCAGTTTTTGCAATATAATACGAATACGGTAGAGCGGGTACTGTTTTATCGAGCCATTAATGCAGTGCTGGAAATTGTGTTGGATGAGGACTTAAATTTAAACGACTTTTTGCCTAATCTTACGCGCATGTTTGGACAAGTAACGATGGATGCAGTAGTAGGCTCAGTAGAAGGTCGCGTGCGTTTTTACGGTCTCACCCCCACGAATAGCCAATTAGCAGGCTTGGATAAGCATTTGCGTTTGATAGAAAGTTATAAGAAGCTACATACAGCGCGTGCTCAACGTAACCACCATTAACCTTATACTCTATCTTGTTTTTTGTACTAGCTTTGATCTTATTCTAAGGTCAAACCCTATTCTACGCGGAGGATGATGATGAAAACATTAAGTGCATGGGTGTTAGGTCTGGGTTTAGCAATGAGTACCAGCGCATTTGCCGCCGGTAGTGCTGTCACTTATCAGGTTGATGGTAAAGATTATGAAGGTTATTACAGCAAAGCGTCTGATAAAGCTCCTCTAGTGATTTTGATTCATGATTGGGATGGTCTGACCGATTATGAAGTAAAGCGTTCGGATATGTTAGCTGAGTTAGGCTATAACGTGTTTGCGCTTGATTTGTTTGGTAAAGGGGTGCGTCCGGCTGAAATGGAGGAGCGTAAGCGTCTTACCGGAGAGCTGTATAAGGATCGTGCTAAAATGCGTGCCTTAATGCAGGGCGCGATTGAAACCGCCAAGGCTCAAGGGGGCGATGTGAGTAATGCGGTGGCAATGGGTTATTGCTTTGGAGGTGCTGCTGCTTTAGAGCTGGCGCGTTCTGGCACTGAATTAAAAGGCTTTGCTTCATTTCATGGTGGTTTAACCACTCCCGAAGGGCAAGATTATAAAAATACTAAAGGTGAAGTATTAGTCATGCACGGCACGGCTGATGATGCGGTGACGATGGATGATTTTGCGGCTCTGGCTAAAGAGCTAGAGAAAACCGGTATTAAACACGAAATGGTCACCTATAGTGGTGCACCGCATGCGTTTACTGTGTTTGGTTCAGAGCGGTATCGAGAGGATGCGGATAAAAAGTCATGGGCGCTATTTCAAGACTTCTTAAAAGCCAAACTCCAGCCTAGTACGTAAGCGAAATTCTCTTATTCATCCGTTAGCTATCTCGTCTGTTATGTCCCATAGCCTAAAATAAACGGGCTGTGGGAACTTATAAAACTTCTTTAGTTCCAACAAAGTACCTATCTTAACTGGGGCAGATTCTAGTCCCCACGCTTTACAGGTAGGCGTCAACTATTTTTTCCCTAATGCGTCAAATCAAGTAACTAGCCACAACTATCGAGTGTGAAATGAAGTGGTATTAGCTCTTACCGAATAAGAGTGTTTGCTAATTTCAAGGAGAACCCCTGTATGACAACCCTTAAAACATTACTATTGGCATCCTTAGTGTCTGCTATGACATGGAGTACTAGCCTGTGGGCTGACCCTGCGGGTAGTGAGGTCGACCGTATTGATGGTGTGATTGATAGTGTAACGATTGAGCCGGGCTATCCGGTTCCTCCGCGCTATGATCGACCTAATCGCCCAGAGCGTCCTTATCGTCCTGATCGCCCTGAGCGTTATGATGGGGAGTATGAGCGCGAGCGTCGTGAGTTTCCGATGCATAGTCGTCGTATTGATGAGCGTCAACATCGTCAAGCCAGCCGTATTGAGAGTGCTTATAAAGAGGGGCGTTTAACTCATCGTGATTATATGGAGTTAAAGCGTGAGCAAAATGATATTCATCGTATTGAGGCTTCGATGAAAGCGGATATGCGTTTAAGTCGGCGTGAGATTGCGCGTTTAGAGGCTTTATTAGATGAGGCAGCGGATCATTATAGAGCGTTAAGTACTCCGCGTTATATTCCACGTTATTAAATAGCAGTCTAAAGTTTTCTATGGTTCATCCCTTGCATTCATTCGCCGTGATTGAATGCCAGTTTTAGGGTAGGTTCTTTCACCGGGGAGCCTACCCTTTTTTTGCGTGGATTTTTTTGTGGTTTGCCCCTTTAAGTAGGATCGAGCGTAATAGTCCCAGTGGATTTCAAAGCTAGTGAAAATAAAATCCGTATAGCATCTATGATTTGGCGGAATTAGCACGGCTTTAGATAAGTTTCTCTGCTGATTTTGTTTAGATATTCTTCAACCGGTTGGGGAGTATGGGTTCGTATATGTTGATCTGGGTGAGTGGCTATATATTGCTTAGTTCATAGTACATACCAGTTTATATATTTTTTGCTAACTTCATGCTTTAAAAGAAAAAGGGCATAGTTATCCCCCAATTCTTGCGAATAAACGGTTGTCGGTTCTGAGCAGGGTGTTGTATGATTACTGACCATAAGTGTCACTATCCGGATGGAGTTTTTTCCTATGCTAATCCCAGACTATACGGAATCTCGCCAACAGAAAACTATAGCTTCTTTCCCATACTATACGGAGTCTGGAATAAGATGTTATACCGAGATTCCGTATAATAAACTGTTAGACTCTCAAAATAGTAAAACCACCAATTAATAGTGAAACATGCAAGATCAAGATACTCCTCAAGTCTTTTTAAGTTACGCAAGCCCTGATCAAGAAAGGGTCATTCCATTTTTTGAGGCTTTAGAAAAAAGTGGTTTTAATGTTTGGCTTGACTGTAAAAGCATCATGGCTGGTCAAAACTGGGACTTTGAAATTAAAAAGGCTATAGATAAGTCGAACATAATAATTTCATTTTTATCAGAAAGCTCCATAAATAAGAGAGGTTATATCCAGCGAGAGCTGAAAATTGTTCTCGACAAACTTTCTGAGAAGCTTATAGACGACATCTATATAATTCCTGTTAAACTTGATGATCATATTCAAATTCCCAGCCAATTAAAAGACATTCAATGTATTTCGGCTAATTCAAATAACTGTGTTTCAAGCATTGAAGAAGCGATTAATTTTCAATTAAATAAACTCGGACTTGCAACACAAAAGACACAACGAAAAGAAGAACTATCTTGGTCATTCTACACAAAAAAAGAACAATGGGATGGTCTGCCAGGATATGAAGTTGAATTACAATTTATCAAGCTAACGTCAGAAAAATATCCAAACATCCACGAAGCTAGTGAATATATTCAAGGCGAATTATTAAAAAATCTCTTTGCTTGTCGAAGTACAGAGCTCGATCAATCACCAGAAAGATTTAATTATGGACAAGAAAAATACCGTAGAACTGATACCTATGATGCTCATTGTTCTGAACCATCAATAACAGGGCGAGTTATAAGCATTCAATATGCAGTTCATTGGTATGGAGCAGGTGCGGCTCATCCCAATATGCATTTTTGTACTTATTCTTTTGTCATGGAGCCTCTGATATTAATAGACTCATTAGAGCACATATTCATCGACCCGCCTGATGCGCTATTAAAAATACAAGAGCTTATTAGAACCCAACTTAAAAACACAAACTTGGGGGGAGAAGATGAAGATGAGCAATTTTATCTTGATGCTGATTACATTGACCGAGGCACAGAAAAATGGAGTGACTTCGAATCATTTGTTTTCAAAGAAAAAAGTATAGACTTTTTCTTCTCACCATATCAAGTTGCAGCATATGCATGTGGCCCACAATTTGCTGAAATTACATACTTTGACATTATAGAGCTTATTCGCCCAGAATATAAAAGCGCTTTAAATATCGAGCATATCACTTACCAGAAAATGCGAGCTTTAAAAGAATACAACTTAAAAGTCTAACAATCATATATGGTCTCCACAGTCAACCTTAAACCAATAAATTCCCATTCCCAAAAGGCGAGTAGTGCTTGCCTTTTGATGCAACAGCCCTTGTGAACCTTCTTGCCTGAAGCGGCGGTTTTGTCAAGGAGGAGTGCCGCAGGGAAGCGCCTTGCTAAAACTGGTGCGCAAGGCATCCTGTGAGTGGGCTGTATTGCCTTAACTTTCTGGTGCTGGCGTGGGTGATCGTTAGCTCCAGTACAGGTATTGAACAGATCATTGCATGCATTTATGCGAGACATAGGTATGACAATTAATCTATCCTCGATAATAAACAAACTATTTATTTATCTAATAGTTGTTATTACGCTGCCGCTATGGATCCCATTCTATATTTATTTATTAGTTAAAAAATACATTAAATACAAAAGAGATATAAGGAAAAATGGTTACGCTTTTTTATTTGAGCGACATGATGCTTTAGTTTATTGTGAAGTATTCAATGGTAAAATTAAGAAGAGCAATAATCGGAAGATACTCTCATAATAAAGAACCTTCTATTGAGCTAATCAATAAATACGATTGGGATAGTGAAGTCATTATTTGGTTAAAAAAACGCAGAAAAGAGTTAATGCAAAAGCTTTTGGTTGAGGTTAGTACTTCTTATTATGAGCATATTAATTAATCTTTAGATATAATTATAGATAGTGCAGTTAAAAAGTTGAAATAAAGTTTTATCATCTTGTGCAAGTGAGTCTCAGATAAGGCTCTTGCTGATCTTTACATATGCCTTCAACACATCTAATACGTTACCATTTTTCATTAATTTGAGTCATAATAAAATGAAAGAAATAATAGCTTTTGATCTTGATGAGACATTAGGTACAATCATTACGGATGGTTTATCAATAATTGGATTTAATATGAGGGTCGGCAGCGTCGATTTATTATCGAACCTTAAAAAAAGATATATTCTTGCTTTATGGACAGTTAGTAGTCGAGCTTATACAGAAAAAGCATTAGGGTATGGTTTAAGAGATTTTTTTGATGTGATATACACTTGGGATGAAATATCTGAATCTTGGAAGGATATTCGTAGAATTAACGCTAAATATTT contains:
- a CDS encoding DMT family transporter translates to MDKHHTPLANGLLLSAAIIWGFGFVAQRLGMEHMGPHTFNGLRFLLGSLSLLPLIWWFSRSSGLQPSLPLFIGGVATGSLLFIAASLQQVGLQYTTVANAGFITGFYLILVPILGLVIKHKTGLNTWMGAIITLVGLYFLSIKDNFTMGYGDLLQIIGALFWAIHLLTIDHFSHRVNPVQLASLQFFICGLLSFTVALFIEQPTLENITAGWGALVYSGLMSVGLAYTLQVIGQRNAHPSHAAIILSLEAVFAAVGGVLFLNEYLDQRALLGCGLMLAGMLISQIPLPKLKRANT
- a CDS encoding OsmC domain/YcaO domain-containing protein, producing MEIKVNFLDNLRLEAKFDDFTVIADQPIRYQGDGSAPGPFDYFLASSALCAAYFVRLYCLARNIPTEQIRLSQNNIVDPENRYQQTLKIQVELPEHLSEKDRAGILRSIERCTVKKAIQAGPVFEIEAVDNLDQDAQALLTLKPDTTAQTFIAGKDLPLEQTIANMTQILANLGMKIEVASWRNLVPHVWSLHIRDAASPMCFTNGKGATKESALCSALGEFIERLSCNFFYNDQYFGQDIANSSFVHYPNERWFKSGLNGRLPQGLLDDYCLKIYNPDGELRSSHLIDTNSGNKARGICALPFIRQSDQQVVYFPSNLLENLYLSNGMSAGNTLVEAQVQCLSEIFERAVKRQIIEQELVLPDVPKEVLNQYPALVAGIQALEAQGFPVLVKDASLGGQFPVACVTLMNPRNGGVFASFGAHPRMEIALERSLTELLQGRSFEGLNDFQPPTFSSLAVSEPNNFVEHFIDSSGVISWRFFSSKADYDFCAWDFSGTTEQEAQKLFAILEEMGKEVYMTVYEDLGAPVCRIIVPNYSEIYPVEDLIWDNTNKALYYREDILNLHNLSDGVLASLVERLEESELDDYTDIITLIGIEFDENTPWGQLTILELKLLIYLALGQHEAALEKVEQFLQYNTNTVERVLFYRAINAVLEIVLDEDLNLNDFLPNLTRMFGQVTMDAVVGSVEGRVRFYGLTPTNSQLAGLDKHLRLIESYKKLHTARAQRNHH
- a CDS encoding thermonuclease family protein, with protein sequence MLSLFKGWQVLLWLILWGLSSTVKAEGVLAGTVVGVHDGDTITVLTFNYQTVKVRLAQIDAPEKRQAFGEVSKQTLARRVMRQTVKVEIETTDKYGRLAGKVLLNGMDINREQVEKGMAWVYTQYAHEADYLRAQERAQRAKLGLWQDKTPIPPWVFRHSDQDYAVTPSAPEAKKPFWFGWWGMGCEKKTCAEMTSCEEAKRYLHECDLKRLDSDKNGVPCESLCRGQH
- a CDS encoding dienelactone hydrolase family protein, which codes for MKTLSAWVLGLGLAMSTSAFAAGSAVTYQVDGKDYEGYYSKASDKAPLVILIHDWDGLTDYEVKRSDMLAELGYNVFALDLFGKGVRPAEMEERKRLTGELYKDRAKMRALMQGAIETAKAQGGDVSNAVAMGYCFGGAAALELARSGTELKGFASFHGGLTTPEGQDYKNTKGEVLVMHGTADDAVTMDDFAALAKELEKTGIKHEMVTYSGAPHAFTVFGSERYREDADKKSWALFQDFLKAKLQPST
- a CDS encoding TIR domain-containing protein, which produces MQDQDTPQVFLSYASPDQERVIPFFEALEKSGFNVWLDCKSIMAGQNWDFEIKKAIDKSNIIISFLSESSINKRGYIQRELKIVLDKLSEKLIDDIYIIPVKLDDHIQIPSQLKDIQCISANSNNCVSSIEEAINFQLNKLGLATQKTQRKEELSWSFYTKKEQWDGLPGYEVELQFIKLTSEKYPNIHEASEYIQGELLKNLFACRSTELDQSPERFNYGQEKYRRTDTYDAHCSEPSITGRVISIQYAVHWYGAGAAHPNMHFCTYSFVMEPLILIDSLEHIFIDPPDALLKIQELIRTQLKNTNLGGEDEDEQFYLDADYIDRGTEKWSDFESFVFKEKSIDFFFSPYQVAAYACGPQFAEITYFDIIELIRPEYKSALNIEHITYQKMRALKEYNLKV